A part of Blastopirellula marina genomic DNA contains:
- the rpsO gene encoding 30S ribosomal protein S15, producing MSITKEKKNDAIQDFQRGGEDTGSPEVQIAILTSRINNLTEHMKKHKKDYATRRGLLAMVSRRRRLLDYLKRHDPQKYLDMLARLGIRK from the coding sequence ATGTCGATTACCAAAGAGAAGAAAAACGATGCCATCCAGGATTTCCAACGTGGTGGCGAGGACACGGGTTCCCCGGAAGTTCAGATTGCGATTTTGACCAGTCGCATCAACAATCTGACGGAGCACATGAAGAAGCACAAAAAAGACTACGCGACTCGTCGCGGTCTTTTGGCCATGGTGAGCCGTCGCCGTCGCCTGCTGGACTACTTGAAGCGGCACGATCCGCAGAAGTACCTGGACATGCTGGCCCGACTCGGCATTCGAAAGTAG
- a CDS encoding polyribonucleotide nucleotidyltransferase — translation MEEIRVEKQIGNETLSITTGFLAKQAHGAVLVQYGETVVLVATVSGPSRPGTDFFPLTCDYRERTAAAGKFPGGFIKREGRPTTKEILSSRLMDRPIRPMFPKGYYDEVQIQANVVASDRQHDGDVLAMLGASAALCISHLPFQGPLSAVRIGRVDGELVPFPTFDQLEQSDLDLIISGSKDSVLMIEGFSREIPEDEMADAIMKAHEIVKSLCDLQLELIEKVGPQKMEFEEPNDGGLYQRLMDGYYADLKAAKQTTGKQDRADKVRELKTKVKEELIPDPAAEDAICENLFGTVWHDLEERVVRDLILSGTRTDGRDTKTLRPILCKVDVLPRVHGSAVFQRGETQSLITVTLGTPRDEQRVDGLIDEYSKKFMLDYNFPSFSVGECRPIRGPGRREIGHGALAERSVNPILPNPEDFPYTIRVISDILESNGSSSMASVCGATLGLMAAGVPITNPVAGISIGLVKEGDDFVLLTDILGEEDHHGDMDFKVAGTQNGITGIQLDLKIKGINEEIIRKTLVQAREARIEILRKMLTTISQPKDDTSVWAPRMLRTKINPEKIGLLIGPGGKTIRAIQEETGATIDVDDDGSVIVASGNLEWAEAAMARVQAITGEVEVGKIYEGRVTSVKDFGAFVEILPGRDGLCHISELSNEYVSDVNSVVKVGDILAVKVLLVDEHDRVKLSHKATLPGGDAPAGEGDEELETAGSRGGDRGDRGGRGGDRRGGGDRGGRGGDRGGRPRRPRRED, via the coding sequence GTGGAAGAAATTCGCGTAGAGAAGCAGATTGGCAATGAAACCTTATCGATCACCACTGGCTTTCTAGCCAAACAAGCCCACGGGGCAGTGCTCGTACAATATGGCGAAACGGTTGTTCTGGTCGCCACCGTCTCTGGCCCTTCTCGGCCGGGAACTGACTTCTTTCCCTTGACTTGCGATTATCGCGAGCGAACGGCCGCCGCCGGTAAATTCCCTGGCGGGTTCATTAAACGGGAAGGCCGCCCAACCACGAAAGAAATTCTCTCGTCGCGTTTGATGGATCGCCCGATCCGTCCAATGTTCCCGAAGGGATATTACGACGAAGTCCAAATCCAAGCCAACGTCGTGGCGAGTGATCGCCAGCATGATGGTGACGTGCTGGCCATGCTGGGTGCTTCGGCGGCACTGTGCATTTCGCACCTGCCGTTCCAAGGCCCGCTATCCGCAGTCCGCATTGGCCGTGTCGACGGCGAACTGGTTCCTTTCCCGACTTTTGATCAATTGGAACAGAGCGATCTGGACCTGATCATCTCGGGCAGCAAGGACTCGGTCTTGATGATCGAAGGTTTCTCGCGGGAAATTCCCGAAGACGAGATGGCCGACGCAATCATGAAGGCCCACGAAATCGTCAAGTCGCTGTGCGATCTCCAGCTCGAGCTGATCGAAAAGGTCGGCCCACAAAAGATGGAATTCGAAGAGCCCAACGATGGTGGCTTGTACCAGCGTTTGATGGACGGCTACTACGCCGACTTGAAGGCTGCCAAGCAGACCACCGGTAAGCAAGATCGCGCCGACAAAGTTCGCGAACTGAAGACCAAGGTCAAAGAAGAACTGATTCCAGATCCAGCCGCCGAAGACGCGATCTGCGAAAACCTGTTCGGCACTGTCTGGCATGACCTCGAAGAACGCGTCGTGCGTGACCTGATCCTCAGCGGTACCCGCACCGATGGTCGTGACACCAAGACGCTGCGTCCGATCCTGTGCAAGGTCGACGTGCTGCCACGCGTTCACGGCTCGGCCGTGTTCCAACGTGGTGAAACCCAGTCGCTGATCACCGTGACTTTGGGTACCCCGCGTGACGAACAACGTGTGGATGGCTTGATCGACGAATACTCGAAGAAATTCATGTTGGACTACAACTTCCCGTCCTTCTCGGTCGGTGAGTGTCGTCCAATTCGTGGCCCTGGCCGTCGCGAAATCGGTCACGGTGCGTTGGCGGAACGAAGTGTGAACCCAATTCTGCCGAACCCAGAAGACTTCCCTTACACCATCCGCGTGATCTCGGACATTCTGGAATCGAACGGTTCCAGCTCGATGGCTTCGGTTTGTGGTGCTACCCTCGGCTTGATGGCCGCTGGTGTGCCAATCACTAACCCAGTCGCCGGTATCTCGATCGGTCTGGTGAAGGAAGGGGACGACTTCGTCTTGCTGACCGACATCCTAGGTGAAGAAGATCACCATGGGGACATGGACTTCAAGGTCGCTGGTACCCAAAACGGTATCACCGGCATCCAGTTGGACCTGAAGATCAAGGGAATCAACGAAGAGATCATTCGTAAGACCCTCGTTCAGGCCCGCGAAGCCCGTATCGAAATCCTTCGCAAGATGCTGACCACCATCAGCCAACCGAAGGACGACACCTCGGTTTGGGCGCCACGCATGCTGCGAACCAAGATCAACCCCGAGAAGATCGGCCTACTGATCGGTCCTGGCGGTAAGACGATTCGTGCCATCCAGGAAGAAACCGGTGCCACGATCGACGTCGACGACGACGGTTCGGTCATTGTTGCCAGCGGCAACCTGGAATGGGCCGAAGCTGCCATGGCTCGCGTCCAAGCGATCACCGGCGAAGTTGAAGTCGGTAAGATCTATGAAGGTCGCGTCACCAGCGTGAAGGACTTCGGTGCCTTCGTCGAAATCCTGCCTGGCCGTGACGGCTTGTGCCACATCAGCGAGCTGTCCAACGAATACGTTTCGGACGTCAACTCGGTGGTCAAGGTCGGCGACATCCTGGCCGTGAAGGTCTTGCTGGTCGACGAACACGACCGCGTCAAGCTGAGCCACAAAGCCACGCTACCTGGCGGCGATGCCCCAGCTGGCGAAGGTGACGAGGAACTCGAAACCGCCGGCTCGCGTGGCGGCGATCGAGGTGACCGTGGCGGTCGCGGCGGTGATCGTCGTGGCGGCGGAGACCGCGGTGGCCGTGGCGGCGACCGAGGCGGACGCCCACGTCGCCCACGTCGCGAAGACTAA
- a CDS encoding two-component system sensor histidine kinase NtrB: MDQQSSSQHPHSTTSEKSRDQYLMDQYNEIARLAGSLAHEIKTPLSVIRMNMELLAEDMQDPQTPQQRRAQQKVATVQEQCERLQGLLDDFLRFARIRDLNLLPGNLNDQIERVLNFVEPQANQQGIDIIRYLDSELPSINLDAELLYSALLNLVVNAIQAMPDGGSLMVQTREYRNAVLLRLVDTGCGMSDTTALRMFDPFYSTKEGGSGLGLPLAKKIIEAHHATIDVQSELDRGTQFTLEFPLPPRIGRSKQEQAKGEIQVE, translated from the coding sequence ATGGATCAGCAATCATCCTCGCAACACCCCCATTCCACAACCAGCGAAAAGTCGCGTGATCAGTACTTGATGGATCAGTACAACGAGATCGCCCGGCTCGCTGGTTCGCTGGCCCACGAGATCAAGACGCCGCTCTCGGTCATTCGGATGAACATGGAACTGCTGGCCGAGGATATGCAAGATCCGCAGACGCCGCAGCAGCGTCGGGCTCAGCAGAAAGTGGCCACCGTTCAGGAGCAGTGCGAACGGCTCCAGGGGCTTTTGGACGACTTCTTGCGGTTTGCCCGGATTCGCGACTTAAACCTTTTGCCAGGCAACCTCAACGATCAGATCGAGCGGGTTCTCAACTTTGTCGAGCCACAAGCCAACCAGCAGGGAATCGACATCATTCGTTATCTCGATTCCGAGCTCCCCAGCATCAATCTCGACGCGGAATTGCTGTACTCGGCTTTGTTAAATCTGGTTGTCAATGCCATTCAAGCGATGCCTGACGGCGGTTCGCTGATGGTACAGACGCGTGAATACCGTAACGCCGTCCTACTACGACTTGTTGATACCGGCTGCGGAATGAGCGATACGACCGCACTCCGCATGTTCGATCCCTTTTACTCGACCAAAGAAGGAGGCTCGGGCCTCGGCTTGCCCTTGGCAAAAAAGATCATCGAAGCGCACCACGCCACGATCGATGTACAAAGCGAGCTCGACCGCGGTACTCAATTCACGCTTGAGTTCCCACTGCCCCCAAGAATCGGCCGCTCGAAACAGGAGCAAGCCAAAGGGGAAATACAAGTGGAGTAA
- a CDS encoding sigma-54-dependent transcriptional regulator, with protein MTQEAQTEPQSDTLEVQPDQFRVLVVDNDKAHAMTMAESLERIGFVCTVATSGPEGAEQIMSQPFEIVVTDLVMNDIDGMEILRLAKENRPNCEVIVVTGHATVSTAVTAMQHSALNFLEKPLTPDKLRAAALKAAETIQLKRQNSELMRRLDEKFGFEGLIYSSSKMGQVVQRLQRIAPTDASVLILGETGTGKEVVAQAIHQNSPRKKKPFVPLNCAELSEHLLESELFGHAKGAYTDAASERIGRLEYANGGTLFLDEIGDMPMATQVKLLRVLESSEITRVGENKPIKINVRLISATNCNLEDAITAGTFRSDLYHRLRIVTVQLPPLRERPDDILPLFDHFLKMFAKKHDKKIRGIDRTVYQRCLEYDWPGNVRQLRNFAESMVVLDLDGTIGLDDLPPELIQDGDDLTPPAEPKPTVSANGELTSMVGQPISEVEKWLIAETLKSTGQNREEAAKLLGIGERTLYRKIKEYGLRGD; from the coding sequence ATGACGCAAGAAGCCCAAACCGAACCACAATCCGATACTCTCGAAGTCCAGCCGGACCAGTTCCGGGTGCTGGTAGTCGACAACGACAAGGCCCATGCCATGACGATGGCGGAAAGTCTTGAGCGGATTGGGTTTGTCTGCACGGTAGCCACCAGCGGACCGGAAGGGGCCGAGCAGATCATGTCGCAGCCGTTTGAGATCGTTGTCACCGACCTGGTGATGAATGACATCGACGGAATGGAGATCTTACGGCTCGCGAAAGAGAATCGCCCCAACTGCGAAGTGATCGTCGTGACCGGGCATGCGACCGTTTCGACCGCGGTCACCGCGATGCAGCACTCGGCGCTCAACTTCCTGGAAAAACCGCTCACGCCTGACAAACTGCGGGCCGCTGCCCTCAAGGCGGCCGAGACGATTCAGCTCAAGCGACAAAACTCGGAGCTGATGCGACGCCTCGACGAAAAGTTTGGCTTTGAAGGGCTGATCTACTCCAGCAGCAAGATGGGTCAGGTCGTGCAGCGACTGCAACGAATTGCCCCGACCGATGCCAGTGTGTTGATCCTGGGCGAAACCGGTACCGGGAAGGAAGTCGTCGCCCAGGCAATCCACCAGAACAGTCCTCGCAAGAAGAAACCGTTCGTGCCCCTGAACTGTGCCGAACTAAGCGAGCACTTGCTCGAAAGCGAGCTGTTCGGCCACGCCAAAGGGGCTTACACGGACGCCGCCAGCGAGCGGATTGGCCGGCTGGAATACGCCAACGGCGGAACTTTGTTCCTCGATGAAATCGGCGATATGCCGATGGCCACCCAGGTAAAGCTTCTTCGCGTGCTCGAGTCGAGCGAGATCACCCGGGTTGGTGAGAACAAGCCGATCAAAATCAACGTGCGTCTGATCTCCGCCACGAACTGTAACTTGGAAGATGCGATCACGGCTGGAACGTTTCGTTCCGACCTTTACCATCGGCTGCGAATTGTCACCGTACAGCTTCCGCCATTGCGGGAACGCCCGGACGACATCCTGCCGCTGTTCGATCACTTCCTGAAGATGTTTGCCAAGAAGCATGACAAGAAGATCCGCGGGATTGATCGCACCGTTTACCAGCGCTGTCTGGAGTACGATTGGCCTGGCAACGTCCGGCAACTGCGGAACTTCGCTGAAAGCATGGTCGTGCTTGATTTGGACGGGACGATCGGGCTGGACGATCTTCCGCCAGAACTGATTCAAGATGGCGACGATTTAACGCCACCCGCCGAGCCGAAACCGACTGTTTCCGCGAACGGCGAATTGACCAGCATGGTCGGCCAACCCATCAGCGAAGTCGAGAAGTGGCTGATTGCCGAGACGCTAAAGTCAACCGGCCAAAACCGCGAAGAGGCGGCCAAGTTACTGGGAATCGGTGAACGAACCCTCTATCGCAAAATTAAAGAGTACGGACTTCGCGGCGACTAA
- the mutL gene encoding DNA mismatch repair endonuclease MutL translates to MPKIQQLSPSVVNKIAAGEVIERPASAVKELMENSLDAGSTRVDVTVEHGGTELIRIADNGCGIAPEDMPLTIASHATSKIRSAEELFHVRTLGFRGEALASISEVSQFLLRSRPHDADCGNEMLVHGGNVQEAQPCGCPPGTIIEIRNLFFNTPVRKKFLKTTQTEFGHISEAFTRIALAHPEVHFTLKHGSRLVHDLPPSADLRERIRVFFGAEIADQLIDVESSNDQVTLRGYVGNPRFSRSNNRMQYLFLNGRYIKDRALQHALGEAYRGLLLHGRYPITFLRMQMPPEMVDVNVHPTKLEVRFQDSGRIYSQLLGTLRQKFLATDLTSTYRPAEDGDGNSSGGDPQSTDALREELVAWAKGAVPGSSAEAESRQNRQTDFDLDFRSDQRSPLQLNPINRSAVGAGSLPLPPIPSGLPRGTSQGQPLPEDQQPPSLSEEDSAEPYSPQASSTGTLHRAIQLHNRYLITETDEGMVVIDQHALHERILYEELREKALARRLEVQRLLVPETLNLSAQEFAAVDAASETLAQIGIEVEAFGGDTILIRSYPAILGRRKPAEILREIVDQLLTEGKNLEKRDLLDELLHMMSCKAAIKAGDRLSREEIDALLDLRHLCQDAHHCPHGRPTSLVFTKEELDRRFQRT, encoded by the coding sequence ATGCCGAAGATTCAACAGCTATCTCCGAGTGTCGTGAACAAGATCGCCGCCGGCGAAGTGATCGAACGCCCTGCGAGCGCCGTCAAAGAGCTGATGGAGAACTCGCTCGACGCCGGTTCAACGCGCGTTGACGTTACCGTCGAACATGGCGGCACCGAACTGATTCGCATTGCGGATAACGGTTGCGGGATCGCCCCGGAAGATATGCCCCTGACGATCGCTTCGCACGCGACGAGCAAGATCCGCTCGGCCGAAGAACTGTTTCACGTCCGTACGCTGGGATTCCGCGGAGAAGCGTTGGCCTCGATCTCCGAGGTCAGCCAATTCCTGTTGCGCAGCCGACCACACGATGCCGATTGCGGCAACGAAATGTTAGTCCACGGCGGGAACGTCCAGGAAGCCCAACCATGTGGCTGCCCGCCGGGGACGATCATCGAGATCCGCAATCTGTTCTTTAATACTCCGGTTCGCAAAAAGTTCCTCAAGACCACGCAAACCGAGTTTGGGCACATCAGCGAAGCGTTCACGCGGATTGCTCTGGCTCACCCTGAGGTGCACTTTACCCTCAAGCATGGGTCGCGGTTGGTTCACGACTTGCCCCCCAGCGCCGACCTGCGAGAACGCATCCGCGTGTTCTTTGGAGCCGAGATCGCGGATCAACTGATCGACGTCGAAAGTAGCAACGATCAAGTCACGCTTCGCGGATACGTTGGGAATCCTCGCTTCAGTCGCAGCAACAATCGAATGCAGTATCTGTTCTTAAATGGACGCTACATCAAAGATCGTGCTTTGCAGCATGCGTTGGGCGAAGCTTATCGCGGATTGTTGCTGCATGGGCGGTATCCAATCACCTTCCTCCGGATGCAGATGCCACCAGAAATGGTGGATGTCAACGTCCATCCGACGAAGCTTGAGGTGCGTTTTCAAGATAGCGGACGAATCTACAGCCAGCTGTTGGGTACCTTGCGGCAAAAGTTCTTGGCCACCGACCTGACGTCGACCTACCGTCCAGCGGAAGATGGCGATGGGAACAGTTCCGGTGGTGATCCTCAGTCGACCGATGCCTTGCGGGAAGAGCTTGTCGCGTGGGCCAAAGGCGCTGTGCCAGGCAGTTCCGCAGAAGCTGAGTCACGTCAAAATCGGCAAACCGATTTCGATTTGGACTTTCGCTCAGACCAACGATCACCCTTGCAGCTCAACCCGATCAATCGCTCTGCCGTGGGTGCCGGTAGCTTGCCGCTGCCGCCGATTCCTAGTGGCTTGCCGCGAGGCACCTCCCAAGGTCAGCCACTTCCCGAGGATCAACAGCCACCTTCACTGTCAGAAGAAGATTCCGCAGAGCCATACTCGCCACAAGCCTCGTCAACGGGAACCCTCCACCGAGCCATTCAACTGCACAACCGCTACCTCATTACCGAAACGGACGAAGGGATGGTGGTCATCGACCAGCATGCCCTGCACGAACGGATTTTGTACGAGGAACTGCGTGAAAAGGCACTGGCTCGGCGGCTGGAAGTGCAGCGGCTGTTAGTTCCGGAAACGCTCAATCTATCGGCTCAGGAATTCGCAGCCGTCGACGCGGCGTCGGAAACGCTCGCTCAAATTGGAATCGAAGTCGAGGCATTCGGGGGGGATACGATCCTCATTCGCAGCTACCCTGCCATCCTGGGTCGCCGCAAACCGGCCGAAATCTTGCGCGAAATCGTCGATCAGCTTCTGACGGAAGGGAAGAATCTGGAGAAAAGGGATCTCTTAGACGAATTACTCCATATGATGTCGTGCAAGGCCGCCATTAAGGCGGGAGATCGTCTCTCTCGTGAGGAAATTGACGCCTTGCTCGACTTACGCCACCTTTGTCAGGACGCCCACCATTGCCCGCATGGCCGCCCAACCTCGCTGGTCTTTACCAAAGAGGAACTCGACCGGCGATTCCAACGCACGTAA
- the aroE gene encoding shikimate dehydrogenase translates to MICVSIGRGRHKHVIAEHKHLVEQGAPLCELRLDYINGTIKLRRLLENRPGPVVITYRRERDGGRYSGDEQDRQMILRTAIAEGADYVDLEEDIAANVPRYGKTKRIISYHNFRETPADLEGLHRRMQQLDPDIVKIATMANSPQDNVRILELARNSKIPTIGLCMGDMGMPSRILGGRFGCPFTYATSSNERTLAPGQIGFRQMVDLYRYEEITDETELYGVVADPVGHSLSPHLHNAAFAEQGMNRRYLPFRVPREHLSVFFNEVCPQLGVKGLSVTIPHKEAAAQFVKNPDDAVKGVGATNTVVFDENGTSGYNTDCDSAMESLDTALPPELRGGSLEGKRVLILGSGGVARGIVWALKQREANVIITSRTKENAEELAVHFKCRSIHWDDRGSVVPDILINGTPVGMHPNVNETPFDKRWIKPSMVVFDTVYNPEQTLLVKEARATGARVVTGVEMFVRQAALQFKHFTGVETSRELMRSTLKRITGAVRTN, encoded by the coding sequence ATGATCTGCGTCAGTATCGGCCGAGGCCGGCACAAACATGTGATTGCCGAGCACAAGCACCTTGTCGAACAGGGTGCACCGTTGTGCGAATTACGGCTCGACTATATCAACGGCACCATCAAACTCCGTCGTCTGCTGGAGAATCGTCCTGGCCCGGTTGTGATCACCTACCGTCGCGAACGTGACGGGGGACGCTACTCAGGGGACGAACAAGACCGGCAAATGATCCTGCGGACCGCCATCGCAGAAGGTGCTGACTACGTCGATCTCGAAGAAGACATTGCCGCCAATGTGCCGCGTTACGGCAAGACGAAGCGGATTATCAGCTACCACAACTTTCGCGAAACGCCAGCGGACCTGGAAGGTTTGCATCGCCGGATGCAACAGCTCGATCCCGATATCGTGAAGATCGCCACCATGGCGAACTCGCCCCAGGACAATGTGCGGATCTTGGAACTAGCCCGCAACAGCAAGATCCCCACAATCGGGCTTTGCATGGGCGACATGGGAATGCCCTCCCGTATCCTGGGTGGTCGATTTGGTTGTCCGTTCACCTATGCCACCAGTTCCAACGAACGAACGTTGGCTCCGGGGCAAATCGGTTTTCGCCAGATGGTTGATCTTTACCGCTACGAAGAGATCACCGACGAAACGGAACTATACGGTGTGGTGGCCGATCCGGTGGGACATAGCCTTAGCCCACATTTGCACAATGCGGCGTTCGCTGAACAAGGAATGAATCGCCGTTACCTTCCGTTCCGGGTTCCACGCGAGCACCTGTCTGTCTTCTTCAATGAAGTTTGCCCGCAACTTGGCGTGAAAGGGCTGAGCGTGACCATTCCTCACAAGGAAGCGGCCGCTCAATTCGTGAAGAATCCGGACGACGCCGTAAAGGGTGTCGGTGCAACCAATACCGTCGTCTTCGACGAAAATGGGACTTCCGGCTACAACACCGATTGCGATTCGGCCATGGAGAGCCTCGATACGGCCTTGCCTCCGGAACTACGGGGTGGCTCGTTGGAAGGGAAACGTGTTTTGATTCTTGGCAGCGGTGGCGTGGCTCGCGGAATCGTTTGGGCATTGAAACAGCGCGAAGCAAACGTCATCATCACCAGCCGCACCAAAGAGAACGCCGAAGAACTTGCGGTTCATTTCAAGTGCCGATCAATCCACTGGGATGATCGTGGCTCGGTCGTGCCGGACATCTTGATTAACGGCACACCGGTTGGCATGCATCCCAACGTTAACGAAACCCCTTTCGATAAACGCTGGATCAAGCCCAGCATGGTCGTCTTCGATACCGTCTACAACCCGGAACAAACGTTGCTTGTGAAAGAGGCCCGCGCCACTGGGGCTCGTGTGGTGACTGGCGTCGAAATGTTTGTTCGTCAGGCGGCACTGCAGTTCAAACATTTCACCGGAGTCGAGACTTCGCGCGAGCTGATGCGAAGCACGCTTAAGCGGATTACCGGAGCAGTGCGGACCAATTGA
- a CDS encoding shikimate kinase — protein sequence MSGSASGKPASKTNLALIGYRGTGKSHVARLLAARLGWHAIDADDWVESHAGKSIAEIFQASGEPGFRDLETEAVRTLTANKRQILAMGGGVILREANRELLRQNCHTVWLTASPAAIAQRLAHDETTQARRPSLTGKSVIEEIEEVLNARLALYKQCADVTIETEGKLPEAVADAILAELPWQSAQKEP from the coding sequence TTGAGCGGCTCAGCAAGTGGCAAGCCAGCAAGTAAAACCAACCTGGCACTGATTGGATATCGAGGCACCGGCAAATCGCATGTTGCCCGGCTGTTGGCAGCTCGACTCGGTTGGCACGCCATCGACGCCGACGACTGGGTAGAATCGCACGCCGGCAAGTCGATTGCCGAGATCTTCCAAGCCTCCGGCGAGCCGGGCTTTCGTGACCTGGAAACCGAAGCGGTACGAACGCTGACGGCCAACAAACGGCAGATCCTGGCCATGGGTGGGGGAGTGATCTTACGGGAAGCGAATCGCGAGTTGCTGCGTCAGAACTGCCATACCGTTTGGCTCACCGCATCTCCGGCGGCGATCGCCCAGCGACTTGCTCACGACGAGACAACGCAAGCTCGGCGTCCCAGTTTAACCGGCAAGTCGGTCATCGAAGAGATCGAAGAGGTCTTGAACGCCCGGCTCGCACTTTATAAACAGTGTGCCGACGTAACGATCGAAACCGAGGGGAAGTTGCCTGAAGCCGTGGCAGATGCCATCTTGGCCGAGCTTCCCTGGCAATCTGCACAGAAAGAACCGTGA
- a CDS encoding prepilin peptidase, with protein sequence MAWWDNLVTLWVGIPMQFRLILLFFIGAVVGGQINRAVYRWTWHPKQYDPWTPPHPDAPKRNLFDKVPIFGWLGLARESKVHGTAYWVQPLLIELGCAFFFAWYYHWVIGENLVPPTVNVPLAAAQSHAIYLQHMILIVFMTIATFVDFDSRTIPDYVTVPGFLIGLVLCWLLPFVGLPIPDGPNFFGLPDRPQLEAIPLHAAILSDWPESWNGAGALAFALFLVAGWWFALCPKLVWWRGGVTKFVRYLFASFARYSLNWQYLGMLVLLLVFVGVAWSLGGPDVWRAVFTGLLGMAFAGMLIWLVRIFASAAMGQEAMGFGDVTLMCMIGVYIGWQPVMVIFFMAPFIACVFALINYLLTGDAYLAYGPYLCIGTLLTMIFWSPLWQHYGPLLSLGWILPALFLALPMVLGAMLMAWVWFKFRFIYPDEG encoded by the coding sequence GTGGCTTGGTGGGATAACCTCGTAACCCTGTGGGTCGGCATTCCGATGCAGTTCCGCCTAATCTTGCTGTTCTTCATCGGGGCAGTGGTCGGCGGACAAATCAATCGAGCCGTCTACCGTTGGACATGGCATCCCAAGCAATACGATCCGTGGACACCACCTCATCCCGACGCGCCGAAACGAAATTTATTCGACAAGGTTCCGATCTTCGGTTGGTTGGGTTTAGCACGTGAGAGCAAAGTACACGGCACCGCGTACTGGGTGCAACCTTTGCTGATTGAATTAGGGTGTGCGTTCTTTTTTGCCTGGTACTATCACTGGGTCATTGGCGAGAATCTCGTTCCTCCGACGGTGAACGTCCCCTTAGCGGCCGCTCAATCGCATGCGATTTACTTGCAGCATATGATCCTGATTGTCTTCATGACGATTGCGACCTTTGTCGACTTTGACTCGCGGACGATCCCTGATTACGTCACTGTTCCTGGCTTCCTGATTGGCCTGGTCTTATGTTGGCTCCTCCCATTCGTTGGCCTGCCCATTCCCGATGGTCCCAACTTTTTCGGTCTGCCTGATAGGCCGCAATTGGAGGCGATTCCGCTGCACGCGGCGATCCTTTCCGATTGGCCCGAATCTTGGAACGGGGCAGGGGCCCTCGCATTTGCCTTGTTCCTGGTCGCTGGCTGGTGGTTCGCGTTATGTCCAAAGCTAGTGTGGTGGCGAGGAGGCGTGACCAAGTTCGTTCGCTACCTGTTCGCCAGCTTCGCTCGTTATTCGCTTAACTGGCAGTACTTGGGAATGCTCGTCTTGCTGCTGGTCTTCGTTGGTGTAGCTTGGTCATTGGGCGGTCCGGACGTGTGGCGAGCCGTCTTCACCGGGCTCTTGGGGATGGCATTCGCTGGCATGCTGATCTGGCTGGTCCGCATATTTGCCAGTGCGGCGATGGGTCAGGAAGCGATGGGCTTTGGCGACGTAACGTTGATGTGCATGATCGGCGTTTACATCGGCTGGCAGCCGGTGATGGTAATCTTCTTCATGGCGCCGTTCATCGCTTGTGTCTTCGCGCTGATCAACTACCTGCTGACAGGCGACGCCTATCTCGCCTATGGTCCTTACCTTTGTATCGGAACGCTCCTCACGATGATCTTCTGGAGCCCGCTCTGGCAGCACTACGGTCCACTGTTGTCGCTAGGCTGGATACTGCCAGCGTTGTTCCTGGCCCTGCCGATGGTCCTAGGCGCGATGTTGATGGCATGGGTGTGGTTCAAGTTCCGCTTCATCTACCCAGACGAAGGGTAA